The genomic region TCTCATCATGTAATTGCACGTTGCAGCACTGTAGACACGCATATGTGTGTTTCTTTGAAGGATGTgataaagcttttattttactCTGCTCTGGATTGGGAAAAGGGGTTTGTTCTAAATCAACAAATTGATAATCTGGAGCAAAGACAGCTACAGTGGGCCTTTTTCACTGCAGACATGTTGGCTTGTcgtagtaggaaaagcacaggacATCAGCTAACATGAGGAGGGCTGTGCTCCAGTTTCTTAAGGCCCTGACCTGAAGAGAGTCCTTGTGTCAGAATGTAGTTCTTCATTATTTCAGTATAGTGCTTACATTTTGCAGATGTCGAGTTTAATTTGTTTAACGTATTGAATTACCAAACAGTAAACCTCGGGTCAGGCACGGGAACACTATACACACTATCACAGGGGGTTAATAGAGGCCAAGCAGCTCATCTTTTGCCCCGAGGAACCCTCACAgattaatccatccatggtgGTTTCAACTACTTATGAGCATAGAATCAGAATCCAAAACCTATAAATTAAATTGTGGATCTGTGTAACGACTTACTCGAAATTGTTTAGGGGTTTAAGCTGCTGAAGGGCAGATATACGGTCAGTTTTTGTGCAAGATAATACCTCTCCACCACACCTCTGCTTCCATGTTCAATAAAAGGAACTGAACTGTCAGTTAGGCGCAAAACCTGGTTCTTCCCTGGTAACGGAAAACAAGAACACACATGTAACCACATAAGAGAAGAAcagcacagtgatgcagtgcaCATGTAGGAATGGagactgttctcatgcactgtttgtacctatacctatgaaaagtaatccTCCTTAGACCCTGCgtcttcatatgaggacattacattttgggttagatgcaccttatacttcattctgcttgacttagtctgcagccgatcccgacagaaaagaggagaacatacaaaacctgatcaaatttgaatttgaaactTGTTTACTTGTGCTTAATAACATCTGTAGTTTAATATTGCATACATATTTTTAGcagttttagcaacagtaacatgctAAGATGCTGTCAATTAAAAATACTCACATTGTGACTGTTACACAGACAGCTTGGAGCTCGGAGAAACTGAAAGTgcacaccaaacaaaagctgggatctcaggaggatatatatAAAACCCACGTAACTGGGGAGCACATGTGACAAAACTCAGCGAAAGGAAGCAAGTTGTGGTGGTGGTTggctcaaacaaacacaggactttcccccggGAGACTGCTGAtagtttcctgtgtgaaacttgagttattttaagatgCATAGTTACCACGcttcctttcctaaacctaacttatgtaactttattttcctAACTTAACCTCCATAACTGTGTGATATGTTGggcaattaaaaacaaattaactaaTTAATTTCTGTCACTATTTAACCCCACAGCCTCCCAAACCCCCCAGGACGAAGTACTCCACCCAGTCTGCCATCACCAGCTCCTATGAAGTCGTGCAGCCAACCTACGAAGGCCTGGATGCACCAACGGTAAACATGAGTTCCTCTATCAGTGGTCCATCTGAAAGTATGAATTGATGAATGCTGGTATTTGCATGATATCACCTCATTTTATCTTCAGATGAGCTGGAGACACTCAGAGTGGTGTAAACATAGAAATCCTTGAGCCTGACCTTAAAGTTTTAGGTATAGCTGTCGTGTTTACTGgttagctgctgctgttatgCATCACTGGAAATGTTGATTCACTTCTTGTTTTTTCTACTGTCAGCCTGCCGTCACAGTTGAAAAGCAGACAGAAGTTCAAGTCAAGCCTGTACCTCGTCCGCGATCTAAAACACTACTAACGTCCCAGTTAACCAACAACAGCATCACTGACGACTCTGCAGACACAACCAGCAATACAACCGATGCAGTGGTGAGTGATGTTGTCAGATTCACTCATGATCGTACGTATTTTTTCAATCATTATTAATGTTTTCACATCCTTCTGTCGTCAGAGTCCCCAGCCCAATGGATATCCTGAAGACCACAAGACGCCTCGCCCTGTCCGTCCTCCTCCCAGACCACCACTGAGCAAATGTATGACCCTCAGTAAACCCACAGCAGCAGTCGACGGAGGCAATCACTACATAACTTCAATTCCTGAGCCAACTGTGAGaatatatgatatatgatatttcacacaaactaacaaactTCATTTTACTGCTTCAAACATGTCTTATTATATCACTAATCTTAAAGGAATAATTGGACATTTTTGGGAAATATGAGCTTTCTGGCTGAGAGTCGGATGAGAATAGTCCAAATCAcaattttcacacacataatgaGTCACCACTGAGCAAACGCTGCATCGATCGGTTTGTTTTAagcccacctaaaaaaaattaatatcagtttaagtgtacactgtaTGTAGAATTTTGTCAACACTTTCacttgctgtcagtcagcctttCCTCAAAGACTCAAGCCATTATGTCAGAGCCACCAGATTCCATTGactaaaacagtaattttactttgcagaacatgggagttgctggtGTACCGCTGCCTTGATCACTTGGTTGGTTAGTGTGTAAGGTATTAGCGGTGAAAAGCATTATTTGCTGGGAAATAGTCAATCAGTGGCAGCAGTATTGGGACAATGGGACAAAAGGAAGGCATTTATATGAAGTTCAaaactagcctggaaatccagacccaaatctagaaagatttagggtctggctatgagtaatgcaaatggcccaactcgaggggcggcaccaagcatgcatttgaaaatatcactgcacgcaattggataatactacgaccaatcagaacaatacacagggtgacgtatccagagtttagctaccagcggagctaactggtagctaaacagcaaaaacgtccttcttgcaaaggaaagatttgagcgctgtcttctgttcctcttttagagaaaaagccaagtctaactcgttcattgtagcggccaaagccgtttcaaacaactggtgttcatccgtagccatcttgcagtgtttactgactgattccggacttcgtcgtcacagcgctgtcgtcatctgtttagctcgcctctggcccgcctatatcagatacactgatgtgattggtgcagctcggtttcatgggcataggaTGGATTTCCTGGGTAGTTCAAAACAAAGAAGGGGGGGTCAAATGTAGGGCAGGCAGCAAGAAGGAGCAAGTAATTATTAGCAGATTGAGAATAGGTCACAGCAACTTGAATAGCACACTTTTTGAATCAGTGTAGAGTTAAAGGAGTCAGTGGAGCATATTCGTATTACTTGCAGGAAATATGAGGAAGAAAGAAGGGCAATGATGGCAGGACTACAGAGGGTAGGACAAAGGGAGGTTAGGATTAAGGATGTGCTTGAGAGTGGAGACACAGTGGAGGGGAGAAAGGTGATATTTAGGTTTCTAAAAGTTACAGGACTTTTCAGAAGACTGTAGAAAATATAAAAGATTAGGATGGCAACTGCTgtaaaacaccaaagaagaagaaggagaagaagataTTAGTGGTGAAAACACtccaaatatagtgtacactcaCACTGATATTAATTgtttttggtggctaaaatcTGTTTTGCTGCAGACCTTATCCGCAGCAGTACAGTAAGgcaacacaggacacaaaataaacacagcagtAAATGTCAGGTAGGTCGGACCGCCATGTTTAACTACATATCTTTAAACGTTACAGTTATGGCTGAGAATGAACAGAAATTCACATATCTCTGCAATTCAAATCAATCGCAAGTTTACCCAGAAGTGTTTGGTCTATATCACTCTTgactttttttgtcactgtgttgccaggcaaccagcaggGACTACAGGGAGTCACTGCCtccagccaagaaatagtcaGTCCCCTGCAAAGTGCCATTTTTACCCTTAGGTTTTTGTATGGATTAACAAAATGAGATACATGACAGATAAATGAGAACATATTAAGCAGTGGGCTTTACAGGTCCTGGTCGCCAGATTTTGTTccttggacagagccaggctcgcTGTCTCCCCCAACAGATAAATATGAGAGTAAGcacatttctcaaaatgttgaaatgttcctttaaattttgctcacatcataatgtttttagcaacataaatgagtgtgtgtttttaataatgACCTTTAGAATCTAAAGCTGGACACAACTAAACCCTTCACATACATTTTTTCAACTCTTCCAAACAGTTGTGATTCACTATCAGCACTGAATGACACAAGGGGCAACTAGAGAGACTATAACTTACTtccttcttcttattttctctgCTAGCCTCCAGCTGTCAGTGCTGAGAAGATACAGCCTGCTCCTGGATGGCGGCCTGAACGCCCCCCTCTGCCCTCCGTCTATTACGATTCACCACGTTGTACAATGAAGTTAAAACCTGAGGTAAGGGCGAACATGTTTCACCTCATCCCAACCTTTCTGCAACACGTTAGACTTCTTCAAGACACATCTGAAGGTGACTGACAGTCATTTCTGAGTTGTCCCAAAAGCCTTGTATACAGTATATGCGGTATACTATTAACAGATTAAAAGCTCACCTTTGAATCAGCTGTTCCtggtttaaaaatgtgaaatatgtttaataatgtttttgCCTTGTTAATATTTTTCTTGGATAGAGCGACACTGATGAGAGTCAGCCATCCAAATGTTCCTACGTCAGCTCTACGCAGCAACCCCCAGTCTCAGCAGATGTCTCTGAAGAAGAGGGGAACCTCTTCGGGATTTACAGAGCAATGGTAAACTTCAAGCTAAAATGTATGCACTATGGACTCAGTGTTTGCTATGAGTTGGGGTAATAAATTAATATTCCAACTCAACAATCAGCAGCatgaatacaaaaaacaaatgttggAGTATGTTCAATGTTTTGATGATATTTACCTGGAGTATTTCCCCACACTGTGAATGCCTTTGATTTTCAGCCCGCAGACAGACCTGTAGTTCCACCCCGACTCTGTCAGTCCACCCTCCCCTACTCGCCTCCTGAGGTATGTGAACCCCTGCAGACTACAGGTGATGAACCACGCTTTGACaggtgccaaaaaaaaaaggaaacaatagGTGCGGAAACACATGCGTTTGGCAGGCTGTCATGGAAAATCAGATGTGTAAAGCTTCACTatgttttgctgcattttttttttttgctgttcagTGACTGTGAAATGCAGAGCTGTTTGTACTCCCAACAGAGAGTGACATCCACGTTTGCTGCACCAAGCTGATACCACAACAACCAATatgactgttttgtttgttaaaatCTGTTTGTGCGCACTTCTCCTTTTACAAGacaatccatccacctgacaggtgtggcatatcacgCTGCAGATTTAACAGTATAATtacacacaggtgtgccttgggctgGTCAGCAACACcatgccacagatgttgcaagtCATGAGGGAgtgtgccattggcatgctggctgcaggaatgtccacgaGAGCTGTTTATTTCACTGACATAAGCTGTCTCCAGTGTGGATTCTGAGAATTTGGCAGAACATCCAACCAACCTTAGAccatgtgtaaccacaccagctcaggacctccacatctgGCATCTTCACCTGCAATATAGTCTGAGGCCAGCTACCTGAACAGCTGATACAGTCATCGGTTTCTCAAGTGaggaatttctgcacaaacagtCAGGGTCTTGAGCTGAATGCAGTTGTCATAACCGACTGAATCCCATGTGTAGCCCTAGTCATGTGTctcataaatatattttattcaaaataaaactgcacattttagagtagCCCTTTAATGTGATGatcctaaggcacacctgtgtagtaatgatgctgtttaatcagaaTATTGTTATGACACCTGTCAGGTGCCAGTTGTCTAATCATCAGCTCCATTTCACTTTGTAAAGAAAAACTCACCTGAGAATGAGTCTTTCCTGCAAATCATGCatgcattacatttgcatgtttttataCGTATCAGCATTTTCAAAGTGACATAATATAATCCAAATTTGTCATCTGAAAAGGTGGAAggaatggtggatggcgtgtcactGAGGCGAGACACCTGCCAGGCTGTGTTCCAGACCAACAAATActgatttagtgagtcattgctgtgtttccagcggctttcagaccccaaatatgggtgttttttttagagACCCGGAGGTGTATTTTGAGCGTTTTTTTAGGCATGAAAAGCCgttgtttttcaccaagatGTCACTGcttttcaagccaaaacatgatctttccttAACCAtaattttgtgcctaaaccagaccacatgttaaccacagcattgttgaatgCTGAAAGTTTCAAGTTATCCGCCACATGTTAACTCGTAAATGACCTGTAAAAATCTaagaaaaagcagcaacagAGTCGTCTCTACACCAGTACTTTTAACTTActttggccaaaggggggcgctatagcaaccgattgaaattgcagactttgaatgggcatatctcatgccccgtatgtcgtagagacataaaactttgcacagagatgcctctcctcatgaggaacacatttgcctcaagaacccataacttccgcttatatagattttccgccattttgatttttttgaaaaacacttcaaatcgatctcttcctaggaagtttgagcgatctgcatgaaactgggtgaacataatctagggaccaatatctaaagttccctcttggcaaaagttggaaaacttactaaaactgagcttctataaggcaatgaatattgcggagggcgtggctcatcacataaaggtgtataacatctcaagggtttcacccatcaccacacaactttgtaggcatgtgaccacacataatctgaggggacccctccattattgaccccatcaaacaaaatgggggcgctagagagctcatttcttatctaggcctaaccgccatatggatttttactaaacttggtagatatgtagaacaggacgcctcaaggtgactggagaaatttaactctaattgtcaactgggtggcgctataacaacagaaaaatgcttacaaatggctaaaatgcgaccgatcgctgtggctccccctgtggaccaatgttgtagtttttctaattgttggtatgactaagtcatggtatggtatgctgtacataatcacggaaactgtcagtcagtcattctgtctgccccacgtttttctactcactgacgtggtcaatctatgtgaaactgcacataggcattgaggattggcataggtagaaggtgccacagctaccaatgggtatggactagtttattATTACTAGAATTCTCTGCAGAAATGTTATTGTTGCATCTTTGTGCAGGAGAGGTGATAAACaactttattttctctgtatGTCACAGGGGAGACCACCACGTCCACCTTCATTCACCCCACCGGCCCCACCTTCAACAGGGACACTATCAGAGGCATTGTACAGTGAGATAGAGCACCGTCCCTACCTAGACGTTCTGCCAGAGGACGGAGATCAGATGGTGAGAGacacactgtttacacacacacacacacacacacacacacacacacacacacacatagctgtAGACACTGTTGTGCTTTCATTTATTTCGGACTCATTAATCTCTGTCTGTTTAACCAGACACTAGGGACTCCAACACTCCGCTACCAGACTGGCTGTTACTCTTCTCGCCAACAGACCATGGAGGACTCAGAGGTACAGCTCTGCCCCTCTCATTCACCTCCAAATAAACTGTGATTTAACACTCTTTAATTAAGTACAAAGCTTGAGGAGGTTTCATGTGTAAAATCTGTTGTCTTTCTGCGATAGTTTCTAATAACAAAATAACCTGATTCCCTCAGGACATCATCGGGATGTTGAGATGGTTGAAAAAAGTGTCAAGTAAGTACAAAATGTTCTCTAGACAGATATTATCTAATTTTTTGAAGACTATAGAAGCATCAAACATCATTGTAATGACTGCCAATAATGTGTCAGTGTCCTCAGTAACAAAGAGCATTACCATTAATCAAAGTACATTACCTAGTCTgatctgtgtctgtgctgtgacTCCAACAGGACCTGATTACATGACTCCACCTGTATATGGCCTCAGTATAGACGAGGAAATCAGGTAACTACACAGAAACCATCACATGAATTGCTTCTTGTTAACTGCCCATTAGTTTTGTTCTAGAAGTTTCTATCTATGAAAATCAGATGCACAGTTTTGAAcagctacagttgtctggggaTCAGTTCCAAATACTCACTGTCCTTTACCATGTTAACACCACTATCAATATATAAGCACACATGCACTATTCTGTTGTATCCACGTATGTAACTCATGTATATAAAGTAGCTTGTTTTATTAATAATTCCATTTTCATCCCTGTAACATTTGCACTCAGCACCACTGCACTATTactgtttacaatatatatctACACACACGTTCTGTCCATAGAACGGGGTAGCACGCCAACATTTCCAGAACGAAATAGCGTGTTTGTGCATTCGGGCAGCCCACCGGAATGACGCTCcgctgtgcttttttttctccaagcgaggattagaatatacgcagttcacataatcccaTTGAAAtgaacatatatatttttaaaagtttaaagaTCCACTCAGTACTAAAAACctgtgtcatccaagagagacaaaaaaccCCAACTAAAGCGATGGTCAAAGCTGTCAtaatgaaatttaaggtgtgctgatggattcacgtcatcaactcatgctttgagtaacatttcaagttaacgttccaccttaaaagttgccggcagtcagcccagtggATTAAATTAtatctcagactccagctgctgtgagaggcagcaaaacatcctttcattttatagttacagtttactaataaaactctccacagtatgaacagtggttacatgagcctcaaaaccagacacaactcagccctgagcagagtgaccgtcctctactgaccaatcagactgcagtgttcacagctccaccttttagtaccagatctgtgtgctaggtaccctaacagaggggggaccaaacatggggacgctaaggaacggttccactggtaccatccacaacttttcacagtggaaatgtggaaaaattgcgtaccgaactgaactgaactgaactgtaccgtactcagggcgtaaaattaactttttaccttatctgccattggctagtgacctccaaaaatttaccagccaaacatatttttcaccagccaaataaaaaaatcgtGCCTTGATTTTCATActaaaaataattaccttacgtttttagtatgaaaatccaactttaggaaaatccaaccctgtcctctgtgtttctttggcgtGCTTGTGGCAAAGGCTGCAGCTCATCGTGTTGGTGTGGGGGTCGTAGGTCAGCCATGACCGCGGCTGGCCAGCCTTGTCTAGtttccatttttcaataaaatgccaTGCGACATTTGTACTCTGTTTAACTGTCTGTTCTTCTTGTCCAAGTCCAACATGTTCATCttcgtttttcctcttttctggcGGAGGCTTCACGGCAGGAACGTGTCGCCACATCTTGCTCCAGTTGCTGACGTCATGCGTTCCCGGCACACGTACAATAAGCTGCAAGGGTCAAAATAGTCTgacacagctggcagaaatggtcgaagcacataaaaatcccacatgcaattcaaaattttccatcGGCCACTggcgggtgtgtgtttttgttttacacgcCAAACTCATTTTTTACCCACCATTGGCGCTTGGCGGGtgttaattttacgccctgACCGTACTCCTCGGTTGAAACGGGgctttagagactcctcaggTTAATTAAGTTAATTTTATATAAAAGTTACCATCTGTAGCTTGAAATGTGACAGGTGAAGGTAAAAGGCTTAACTATTTCAGGATATCAAATTTAACTTAATGAGCTGGATAAAGACATGATTGTCGTCTCTCTGCAGGTCATTTAATCAGAGAGCCATAACTGTGAAAAAGGCCCTGCGTCTCTACAACCGCCTCATGATGAAACACAGCGAAAGCCTGCGAAACATCATCACAGAGTTCAACTGCATTGCCAACAACCTGGACAAGTTAAAGAAGAAGACCAAAACCATGGACATTGCTGGCGGCACGACAGGAGCTGTTGGAGGGATGACTGCAGTTTTGGGTATCGCCTTGGCTCCTGTGACCTTTGGTACCTCGCTGATCGCTACAGCTGTTGGCGCTGGTATGGTGGCGTCCGCTGGGGGCATCGGCGCCCACACTGCAAAGGCCAAAAAGAACATGGTGAACAGGATGGCAGTTGAGAAACTCGTATACGACTATAAAGGTTGTATTGTTGACCCGGAGCACTGTCTGGATTTTATCCTGTCTGGGATGAATGAGCTGCGGCGGCACGACATTGCCAGGATACAGAGGGCGGGGGCGCAGCCGGATGCAGTGAAGATGGCACATCTGTCGCAGTCTGTGTTTAGAACAACCATGAGCAATGATAGGCGGACTCCTGTTGCACATGGAGCTGGGATGGCATCTGAGAGACTGCTCATGGCTTTTATCAAGGAAATGGATCAGTATTTTTCAGAGAAGGATGACCAGCACCTGAAGAAGTCGAATAAAAGCAGGTTTTCTGGTAGAATTCGCTTGCTGGCGAAAAATCTGCAGGATGAGCTGGATCACCTCAGTCATATGTGGGAACTGTTCGGTTGATTAGAAGAacttttggtggtttgagtgtgtttgtatgtgactgtgtgtctgtgtgtgtgaatgagagaaAGAACTATGTTTAACAATGTCTTAACTGAAGATCAAATACTTTATTCACCTcttatattttaataaacattttatatttgtaaaaccgAGGCTAATGTGCAATTTATTAAAGCCAGTATTTAAAGACATACTATGAAGgatttgtttttctaaaaaagAAAGTGTACTCATACACAGATAATCTCTCAAAATCATCGCTTATGTATAGTATTTTCTAATTTTCTGTGCTTGGGACATTTACGGGCGTGTCAGGAGAGGTTGGGGCttatggtgtgtttgttttgtactcGGTGGTCGGAAGTCggaatgacgtcacctccgagttgacaacagtttttgcattctagttggcAAAGGTGGACAAGTCAGAAAAAAGCAAGGACACccgcaagaaagcctttgttgcccttgcactttcggagtatagacagcttcaaaactATCATGCCCTCTGACTGATGAACgccgcagatgaggctgacctaatgtaaaacaaataagataaaactgCTATAAACAGTgctttagcagagtgtttactcactatgtatgtgaccggcagccatcttgaattcgtaaGTCAGGGTTGATGTGGTTGCTCCgagtttccgagttggaaatccaatctcagggtgcgttcgagtttaaacttccgactgggaactgggaatttccaACTTCCGCGTACAAAACGAAGGCACCATCAGTAGAAgagtagcgaccaggtgccagaccataagcagcaagCATCTAAGTGCcggaaaaacaaaatatagtaAGGCGAAATGCCAAGCAAGACTGAATCTGGGGTTGACTTTTACTTTCAAGCTTGCTGGTGAGTTAAGTAGTAACATAGCACACATTGTTCCAGGGATGACATGTTTATGCAGACCGATGCAGAAGCTAGCATCGCCCTGGTTTCTTCATCAAAAAGCCCAAGGAGTTTTTCATTTTGGACTATAGGCTCTGGGGCAAACAAATATTTATGATActgacatgttttgttcagcaaataagcttcacaaattaacaccactGTCATGATTATTAAAGTCTGAATGCAATTGCCAAAAGTAAAAAGCTGACATCAGGCTATAATCAAACTACATTATGGTCGCATGACCTAACGTCACCGCCATAACAAGAttgtaaagccatgtttggcGTGGTGCGGCATggtgtgatgatgttctgttCAAGTTCAAGTGTATTGTCATTTCCACACACAAAGTACATGGGAACGAAATTGCGCTTTTTCCCAGCCCCAAGGTGCCATCATACactcacatatatatatatatatatatatatatatatatatatatatatatatatatatatatatatgtatatatgtacatatgtacatacatgtgtacgtacatatgt from Epinephelus lanceolatus isolate andai-2023 chromosome 18, ASM4190304v1, whole genome shotgun sequence harbors:
- the LOC117267939 gene encoding uncharacterized protein LOC117267939, whose product is MTPPKPPRTKYSTQSAITSSYEVVQPTYEGLDAPTPAVTVEKQTEVQVKPVPRPRSKTLLTSQLTNNSITDDSADTTSNTTDAVSPQPNGYPEDHKTPRPVRPPPRPPLSKCMTLSKPTAAVDGGNHYITSIPEPTPPAVSAEKIQPAPGWRPERPPLPSVYYDSPRCTMKLKPESDTDESQPSKCSYVSSTQQPPVSADVSEEEGNLFGIYRAMPADRPVVPPRLCQSTLPYSPPEGRPPRPPSFTPPAPPSTGTLSEALYSEIEHRPYLDVLPEDGDQMTLGTPTLRYQTGCYSSRQQTMEDSEDIIGMLRWLKKVSRPDYMTPPVYGLSIDEEIRSFNQRAITVKKALRLYNRLMMKHSESLRNIITEFNCIANNLDKLKKKTKTMDIAGGTTGAVGGMTAVLGIALAPVTFGTSLIATAVGAGMVASAGGIGAHTAKAKKNMVNRMAVEKLVYDYKGCIVDPEHCLDFILSGMNELRRHDIARIQRAGAQPDAVKMAHLSQSVFRTTMSNDRRTPVAHGAGMASERLLMAFIKEMDQYFSEKDDQHLKKSNKSRFSGRIRLLAKNLQDELDHLSHMWELFG